The window TAAATTTTCTCCATATGCTTTATAATCCCCAACATGAATAACATTAAACTCTATTCCTAATTTGTCTGCTAAAAGTTTATAATACATAAGTTCTCCATAATATCCAGTAATATTTACAGGAGCACTCATTGTGGGAGGCATAAAAATATGATTGCTTTTTATAGCTAGTGAATAATTCCTATTATCAACCATTGTTACATATGAATATACCTCTTTTTTACTTTTTTTCAAATTATCTAATTTTTTTCCAAATTCTTCTATTTGAGCACTATCAAGAGATAGATTATCTAATTTCAATACTACTCCTTTAATATTATTATCTTTTTCTATATAATCAAAAACTTTCAAAATAGAGAAAAAATTTGTATCTTGTCCCTTTAAAAATTCTGGTAAATTTTTTCCCTTTTCTTTATAATCTTTTGATAAATCTACTTCTATATAACTTCCTTTTTCAATAATCACTTTATCTTTCTCTAATGTTGTTTTTGCAAAAAAAGCACCTATTGAAAATATCACCAAAAAAAATAAAAAAGCTTTTATAAAAAAAGAAAAAATTTCTTTTATTACAAATAATATTGTTCCTAAAATAAATTTTTTAAAAAAATTTAAAAATTTCACTATGCTACACCTACCTCCATAATTTTTCCTTATAATTTTATAATAACAGTTCTACACATCTGTGTCAAACTTTATCAAATTTTCTTCTTCACTCGTGTTATTTATTTTACAATAACAATTGACAGAATAATTCCTATTAGAAATTAATTTAAGATTATAAATATTAATTTGTACTATTTTTTTATTGCTTTCCTTTATTTATTCCTATTAATTAACTTCTTATATACTTGATTTCTTTAAATAATATATTTGATATATCATTCCCATAAGTAATTTCAAATTGATTTTAATATCATTTTCATGTATAATTTGTTCAAATAACGACTTTTATTTTCAGATATACACATTTTGTTGAATTTTAAATAGTGAATACTGATATTATAAAGGTCAAGAAAAAATTTTAGGGAGGATTTTATGAGTCAAATTAAACAAGAAAAAAAGGGCTTTTTTAATAAGTTCCTTGATTTCATCGAAGTTGGTGGAAATAAACTTCCACATCCAGTTACACTTTTCGTATTATTCTGTTTAACTATCATAATAGTTTCAGGAATTACTGAAAAAATGGGTGTGTCTGCTACATACAATGCTTTAAATAAAAAGACTGGAAACTTTGAAGAAATAACAGTTACTGTTAAATCTTTAACAAATGCTGCAGGTATTAGGTATATATTTAACTCTATGGTAAAAAACTTTACTGGGTTTGCTCCTTTAGGTACAGTTCTTGTAGGTATTATTGGTATTGGGGTTTGTGAAGGAAGCGGACTTATGTCTTCTACTATCAAAAAAGTTGTTATGGGAACTCCTAGAAGGGCTATAACTGCTATAGTTGTTTTTGCTGGTGTTATGTCTAATGTTGCTTCTGATGCTGGATATGTTGTACTTGTTCCATTGGGAGCAGTTATATTCCTTTCATTTGGAAGACATCCATTAGCAGGATTAGCTGCTGCATTTGCAGGAGTATCTGGAGGATTTTCTGCTAACCTTTTATTAGGTACTACTGATCCTCTACTTGGTGGTATAACTACAGAAGCAGCTAAACTTATCAGACCTGATTATTTCGTTGCAGCAACAGCTAACTATTATTTTATGTTTGTATCTACATTTATTATCACTGCCTTAGGAACCATCATTACTGAAAAAATAGTAGAGCCTAGACTTGGTCCTTACCATGGTGATGTTGATCATGACATGAAAGAATTAACTGATCTTGAAAGAAAAGGGCTAAGAGCAGCTGGAATTGTTGTTCTTGCTTATATTGCAGTTATGTTAGTTCTAACTTTGCCAACTAATGCTGTATTAAAAGTAGATGGAAGTTTAAAAGCTTGGACTTCTTCTGGACTTATTCCTGCAATGATGTTCTTCTTCTTACTTCCTGGATTAGCTTATGGATTTACAGCTAAAACTTTAAAAAGTGATAAAGATGTTGCAAAACTTATGGGTAAAGCTCTTGCTGGAATGGGTGGATATATGGCTCTTGCATTTACAGCATCTCAATTTATAGCATATTTTGGATATACAAATCTAGGAACTATCCTTGCTGTTAAAGGTGCTGATACTCTTAAATCAATAGGATTTACTGGATTACCATTAATTTTAGGATTTGTTTTATTCACTGCTTTCATCAACCTATTTATGGGTTCTGCATCAGCTAAATGGGCAATAATGGCTCCTGTATTTGTTCCTATGCTTATGGAACTTAACTACTCGCCTGAATTTACTCAAGCTGCTTACAGAATTGGAGACTCATCTACAAATATTATTTCTCCATTGATGTCTTACTTTGCAATGATAGTTGCTTTCATGCAAAAATATGATAAAGATTCTGGTATGGGAACTCTTATTTCAATGATGCTTCCATTCTCGATTTGTTTCTTACTTGGATGGACTATACTTCTAGCTATTTGGTTTGCTTTTGGACTGCCAATTGGACCTGGGGTATTTATTGAATTTAGTAAAATGCTAGGATAATCTAATAAAAATTAAAGAATCTGGTTCTAGTTATCAGATTCTTTTTTATTTCTCTTTTTATTTTTAGAAAAATATATTATAATGTATTTTAACAAATAAAAAACAGGAGGAAAAAATGAATTATCTTGGGGAACTCTATGCTTTAATTACGGCTTTTGGTTGGGCATTCAGCTCTATATTTTTTGAAGCAGCTTCTAAAAAAGCTGATAGTACAACAGTTAATGTAATCAGACTTATTATGGGAATAATCATGTTAGGTTCAGCTACTTTCTTTACAAGAGGGGTATTCTTCCCTACAGATTCTACAATCCATAACTGGACTTTCTTAAGTATTTCTGGAATAATTGGA of the Fusobacterium sp. genome contains:
- a CDS encoding AbgT family transporter — protein: MKQEKKGFFNKFLDFIEVGGNKLPHPVTLFVLFCLTIIIVSGITEKMGVSATYNALNKKTGNFEEITVTVKSLTNAAGIRYIFNSMVKNFTGFAPLGTVLVGIIGIGVCEGSGLMSSTIKKVVMGTPRRAITAIVVFAGVMSNVASDAGYVVLVPLGAVIFLSFGRHPLAGLAAAFAGVSGGFSANLLLGTTDPLLGGITTEAAKLIRPDYFVAATANYYFMFVSTFIITALGTIITEKIVEPRLGPYHGDVDHDMKELTDLERKGLRAAGIVVLAYIAVMLVLTLPTNAVLKVDGSLKAWTSSGLIPAMMFFFLLPGLAYGFTAKTLKSDKDVAKLMGKALAGMGGYMALAFTASQFIAYFGYTNLGTILAVKGADTLKSIGFTGLPLILGFVLFTAFINLFMGSASAKWAIMAPVFVPMLMELNYSPEFTQAAYRIGDSSTNIISPLMSYFAMIVAFMQKYDKDSGMGTLISMMLPFSICFLLGWTILLAIWFAFGLPIGPGVFIEFSKMLG